The Arachis ipaensis cultivar K30076 chromosome B07, Araip1.1, whole genome shotgun sequence genomic interval CAGAATGGTTTGGTTTAATGGCTTTGCTTTTCCTTCTTTTATTTGTACCAGAAATAAATGTTACACTGCTTTGGTATATCTTTGGCCAAGAAAGTTAAATTCTTTTTTCTCTGTTATTTGCCTTTCCTTGACATGAAGTGGAACTTTTGAGGTCATATCCTTCATAAAGTAGTGTTAATTATTTCAAATCAGGTCATGCATGATTCAATTTCTTTAACCATTGATAATCATTTCTTGCCTTCCTAGAGTTGCTTTTATGTTTAGGCTTTTATAGCCACCCCACAATGAATGATTGTCCTGACCAAAATTTGTTATGGTATTCTCTGTTAATTTATCAGCAATGATTTAGATACTTAAATGGTTATATGATAATTGCAGTTCAATTAACACTATTTTAAATTGCAATCATTCAACATCTTTGCAGaatgtcattttttttattaattatctagtcaagaactgaaaagtgaaagaaaaagaataactttGTATAGATCAATATCAGCCAATACAATCAAAAACCATGAACATAAGTCGAGCAAGGGGCATAGTTTTTCCCAGTCAATTGGCTTGGGTTAAAAGTAAAACCATTTTCATCAGTAACTTCATTGTTTTGGTCAGACAAATCTAGGCCTGAAAGATCTCGAGATAGCACCCTTTCAAGATCTTCATACTCACCTTGTGATGGCGATACTTCAGTTCTATCAACACTTGTAGGAAGGATATTAGAATtagtattttcttcttccttttcaagTAAAGTCTGAGCATCACTAGAATTATAAAACTGAACATGAGCAGAATCTAACTGTACATCACGTATTGAAGCATTTGTTATCATCAAGAGTTCCTGTCAGTGTCACTAGCCTATCATTCAGTCCGTAATAATTATTATCCTGAGGAGATATCTTAATTCCAGCCTGAGCTTCTTCAATGAATGACCTGACCAAAGGCAAGAATTTATGCTCTAAGCTTTCATCACCAATCATGTGTAAtttaaaaacaaagagaaagggtCCTACAATTAAGAACTCTCTCTTTTCTGACATAATTTAGGGGAAGCAAGGGGAAATAAAAGTTGAAACACCAAAGAACCACATGAAATCACAATACACCCAGAATCATAAATTAAGACATAGTAGTATGATAGTATCAACAACTACTTTTATCTGTACATATTTCAAAAAATTGTAAATAGATAACTTAATGAGGAAAAGCAATAGTACCTAATGGTAGCACCTCCCTTGCCAATTATACCACCACAAGAACCATTTGGAACGATGAGTCTCACTTTTGTTTTTGGCTCAGCATCATTTTCATCCTCACTTTGAAGCTAATGACACAAGGTAAATAACTTTCAGGAAAACAGGAAATTGTAATAcatgttttcattttcttcattACCAATCAAATTGACATCATAAATTACCTCACTGAGCAACTTAGACAGAATAAGTTCAACAGCTCTTAGGATTTCATTTATTCCACCAGATACCATGATAATCCCTCTCTggtttgctcatcaattttacagtGATAAACAAAAAGTCATTAAGAGAGACAAAAATCTGTTTAGTCAAGAAGGTAAAAACAATACAAATTTAAGCTAGATAAGTAACAAGGATCAAATTCTTTGTAACATTACATGCATATTTAAACCAAATGCCTATTTCTGCTATTGACTACTAGGAAAGAGTTAAAACAGTACTATTAATTTGGTTTCAACTTTCAATAGGCATGCAGCTTTTCAATTTTCTTATGAGTTTTATAAAAATGATTTGTAACATGCTCTATGAATTATAATTAGCCAAACTTCAAAGATTTAGTTGTATTACTAATTATGATATAAATGAAACACTCGTATATGAAATAACATCAAATAGCGTGCTATGGTGAATCATAATAGATGCAGTGAAAAATCAAGAATCAagaataaaaaatcaaagaacaGAATCAAGTCAAGTACAGAACAGGAAAAAATAGAagcattaaaaaattataacaataaTCAAGAATCAAGAATAGCAACCAAGAGAATATTAGAGAACTGCAGAAAATATGCCAACCAAGAATcaagaaatttaaaaatcataaCTAAAATCAAGTACTACAATACTTAGTACTTAAGTTACAGTGGTGATATCACTCAGATGCAtgtcaataaaaaataaagaacacgTAAAAAAGCAACACAGCAACACACAAAACAGCACCACAGCAGAAGCTCATTCAAAAAAATATCACAACACACAAAAATAGCAACACAGTAGAACTAGAGCTCATTAGTaatcaaataatcattcaataaaaattaaaacacaaAACATTCAAATATTCAGTAATCAAATAATCATTGAAAATGGCATAAATAAAAAACGCAGAAGAAGTTAGCAGTGAACTGACCGTCGAAGTCTAAGGTTTTTTTCTTGGTTGAGCTTCTGCTCTCTGAACTCGAAGGAAGGAAACTGGAATGGAGATGGGTTTTTCTTCTGAGCAGTCTGAGAAGAGGGGGGCAGAATCATGACGGAGACAGAGGCCAGGCGACGAACACAACTCAGAAGACGGTGGTGGGTTGGAAGAATCTGCGACGACCAGACGAAGACGATGGTGACTGAGCGCCCGACGGACGGCGGCAGGAGCGCGATGGAGCAGATGAATACCAGGAACTGACGCGCCGAGGTCGAGGAAGAAGAAGCTGCGATTCTTGAAGAAGGAGGAAGCACGGATGACCAGACGACGATGGTAGTGCCTGAGAGCGACGGACGGCGACAGTCCTTGCGGCGGTGGTGGAGAAGCTAGGGTTTCTGTTTCAATTTCCTTTTTTGATTTGGGGAGAAACTGTTAAGATAGGGGTATTCAAAaggtatttttgtctaatcaaataaaggaaggatgtttaagtttttttataaaattaaataaataaatattttttatttttatttaattaaaaggttattttagtaaaaatgatgatatattatatatttaaaaaaaaaaattaaatgctgacgtggaaaataaattccacatgtcttattgttatttgtccatattttaaacgtattgatacgtataaatttattatcgtaccgtagcaaacaccttttttataaaataatttaaaaaaattatttgatataCGTGAATCGGGTAACaaagatttattattattattattattactattattgatattattattatcattaaaattattaaaagtatttttaattgataattgataagtagtttaatagtgcattaaatattgatttgatataattataatgaagatatgttgctaaattagtataattatatattatttatttgtattaattataatataattacaataaaataatttagaatagaaaaaaatttattcgtTTTGGAGAAAAACGGAGGCATGAGAGATCGACACGTCACCTTTAATAGCCGGGGAAAAActtagttttagtatattaagtaggtagataatatatattaaaatataaatataattaaaattgagttaaataatacatatatttatataaacttttcaaataatataaatatattttaatcaactataaaaaataattacaaaagtaatatgaataatacataaattatgctatttttaataattatacgTTTAAACGACATAATTTTAGTTAAAGACACTTTTTATAATAACATCTCTAGAATGAAAGGTGTTAATTGACTCTTtgactaattttttataatattttatttttttggttgaaattggatTGGTCATCGTCGATTTTCAATTGAATCGGTCG includes:
- the LOC107608125 gene encoding protein BTR1-like, translating into MVSGGINEILRAVELILSKLLSELQSEDENDAEPKTKVRLIVPNGSCGGIIGKGGATIRSFIEEAQAGIKISPQDNNYYGLNDRLVTLTGTLDDNKCFNT